The following are from one region of the Nicotiana tomentosiformis chromosome 7, ASM39032v3, whole genome shotgun sequence genome:
- the LOC138896243 gene encoding uncharacterized protein, which produces MAIDENTTDSTNLLLDSTNSLYMHPSESAGSMLVPVPFDGSGYRSWRRGVLRTLSVKNKVGFINEKCRKLDSKDPSYNQWERCDDMVTSWILNSISKYLADSLQYVNDAQELWQELEDRYDQTNGAKLYQLQKEINDFESRNPRHHWVLH; this is translated from the coding sequence ATGGCTATTGACGAAAACACGACGGATTCCACAAATCTGCTTCTAGATTCGACAAATTCACTCTACATGCATCCATCTGAAAGTGCGGGTTCTATGCTTGTACCTGTACCTTTCGACGGATCGGGATATAGGTCATGGAGAAGAGGAGTTCTCAGAACTCTCTCAGTGAAAAACAAGGTGGGATTCATAAACGAAAAATGCAGGAAACTGGATTCCAAAGACCCTAGTTACAATCAATGGGAACGTTGTGACGATATGGTCACGTCGTGGATTCTGAATTCTATCTCAAAGTATTTAGCGGATAGTCTACAATATGTTAATGATGCTCAGGAACTTTGGCAGGAACTAGAGGATAGATATGATCAGACAAACGGAGCGAAGCTATATCAATTGCAGAAAGAGATAAATGATTTTGAGTCAAGGAACCCTAGACATCACTGGGTATTACACTAA